One segment of Colius striatus isolate bColStr4 chromosome 11, bColStr4.1.hap1, whole genome shotgun sequence DNA contains the following:
- the LOC133626376 gene encoding LOW QUALITY PROTEIN: leucine-rich repeat-containing protein 14-like (The sequence of the model RefSeq protein was modified relative to this genomic sequence to represent the inferred CDS: deleted 1 base in 1 codon), translating to MECDPRGQVQSRQCIEAVIKFAFEERLFLMADEVYQDNVYAEGSAFHSFRKVLTEMGPPYLDSVELTSFHSISKGFTGDPSWLGVDSVDLDLTESELLLPAQDSDGDGCPIATRLLLRAALRSPCAPLRLLCRDFHAEELSVSTVVSLLDSLEPAAVRRVVSRFNNLGLAGLCAVLPHLGRFPALRSLKLPYSNVDVRRTAPGTDAGIRCLAAHLRALPALKELDLYSSRLSGRLRQLLGELQTPLESLALAFCCLLPSDLIFLSSSLHAPSLLQLDLSGHNLTSPSLLQPLRTLLEAASCSLLQLELLECQLGDTELELLLPALRRCRRLRCLGLLGTPLSAAALGGLARPCAALPDLRLVGYSQPPRGSGHHTPTQGEEGFPAELCRLLASAGRADAVWATSLQRYGAIDYFSL from the exons ggcaggtccAGAGCCGTCAGTGCATTGAGGCCGTCATCAAATTCGCCTTCGAGGAGAGGCTCTTCCTCATGGCTGACGAG gtgtACCAGGACAACGTGTATGCTGAGGGTTCGGCCTTCCACTCCTTCAGGAAGGTGCTGACAGAGATGGGGCCGCCCTACCTGGACTCGGTGGAActcacctccttccactccatctCCAAAGGCTTCACGGGCGA CCCCTCATGGCTCGGGGTGGACAGTGTAGACCTCGACCTCACAGAGAGTGAACTGCTCCTCCCGGCCCAGGATAGTGACGGTGAC gggtgcccTATTGCTACGCGCCTATTGCTGCGCGccgccctccgctcgccctgCGCCCCCCTGCGCCTGCTCTGCCGCGACTTCCACGCCGAGGAGCTCTCCGTCTCCACCGTCGTCTCCCTGCTGGACTCCCTGGAGCCTGCCGCCGTCCGCAGAGTTGTTTCACGCTTCAACAACctggggctggcggggctgtgcgcagtgctgcctcacctcgGCCGCTTCCCCGCGCTGcgcagcctcaagctgccctaCAGCAACGTGGACGTGCGCCGCACGGCC CCGGGCACGGACGCCGGCATCCGCTGCTTGGCCGCTCACCTccgggccctgcctgccctcaaggAACTCGATTTGTACTCCTCCAGGCTTTCTGGGAgactcaggcagctcctggg CGAGCTGCAGACTCCCCTGGAGAGTCTGGCGCtggccttctgctgcctgctcccctccgACCTCATCTTCCTGTCCTCGAGCCTCCACgcgccctccctgctccagctggacCTGAGCGGCCACAACCTCACgtcccccagcctcctgcaacCCTTGCGGACGCTGCTGGAAGCCGCTTCGTGctcgctgctgcagctggagctgctggagtgtcaGCTGGGGGACacggagctggagctgctgctgccggcgctgcgccgctgccgccgcctgcGCTGCCTCGGTCTCCTCGGCACCCCCCTGAGCGCGGCGGCGCTGGGCGGCCTGGCCCGGCCCTGCGCGGCCCTGCCCGACCTGCGCCTCGTGGGCTActcgcagccgccgcggggctcCGGCCACCACACCCCCacgcagggggaggagggtttcCCGGCGGAGCTGTGCCGGCTGCTGGCGAGCGCGGGTAGAGCAGACGCCGTGTGGGCGACCAGCCTCCAGCGCTACGGAGCCATCGACTACTTCAGCTTGTAG
- the LOC133626377 gene encoding UPF0598 protein C8orf82 homolog, whose product MGRFLDDTKVKNFITCFKDVTFLTFFFTRLERNRSGRYEREFPFVSRCGAERNLLRCEHRPIVFTRLLPPDASSSASSCSRRAVLSFCGGGERLAAPLRPEALVMLPENGRLYHPAPGRAGGAGPVRSALALEWGSRLEYEQGPEQPPTHFWWEGKRYRLTGELVQLLRGGEGAGEAESGGAAGRG is encoded by the exons ATGGGACG tttcctggatgacaccaaagtgaagAACTTCATCACTTGCTTCAAAG ACGTGACCTTCCTCACGTTCTTCTTCACGCGGCTGGAGCGGAACCGCAGCGGCCGCTACGAGCGCGAATTCCCGTTCGTGTCCCGCTGCGGCGCGGAGCGCAACCTCCTGCGCTGCGAGCACAGACCCATCGTCTTCACCCGCCTCCTGCCCCCGGacgcctcctcctcagcctcctcctgctcccgccGCGCCGTGCTGTCGTtctgcggcggcggggagcggctggCCGCGCCGCTCCGGCCCGAGGCGCTGGTGATGCTGCCGGAGAACGGGCGCTTGTACCacccggcgccgggccgggcggggggcgcggggccggtgcgCTCGGCGCTGGCTCTGGAGTGGGGGTCCCGCTTGGAGTACGAGCAGGGGCCGGAGCAGCCCCCGACTCACTtttggtgggaggggaagaggtatcGGCTCACGGGGGAGCTGGTGCagctgctgcggggaggggaaggggcgggggaggCGGAGAGCGGCGGagccgcggggcgggggtga